In the Daphnia pulicaria isolate SC F1-1A chromosome 2, SC_F0-13Bv2, whole genome shotgun sequence genome, one interval contains:
- the LOC124327820 gene encoding uncharacterized protein LOC124327820 — protein MNDQAIRNSTTNPNINSTLLLNSNKPVKLVRVVTPGNTLRLGKTPNIRLTQIRVTNPNVQLKQPQQNKSYASAGPIVLFRGESRGDHRPIVDIDAPEGIVNNLDSDTDKTHVNESGPSTSNSSESLKGKTKTRNRWTEPATKKMLEVYEALKKPDLSKPHKRMALWTAIAEQLADEGFSFSAAQCMDKFSKLQGQYRSRLDFKGKNIMLLCSELKDTKLKTAVLSSGKLGPNKKKRLIIQPLIAM, from the exons ATGAATGACCAAGCCATTCGTAACTCTACTACTAACCCCAACATTAACTCAACACTTCTTCTAAATAGTAACAAACCTGTAAAGCTAGTGCGTGTTGTTACACCAGGGAACACATTG AGGTTAGGAAAAACGCCCAACATTCGACTAACTCAAATTAGAGTAACAAACCCCAACGTGCAGCTCAAGCAACCACAACAAAATAAG TCATATGCTTCTGCTGGACCAATTGTTCTTTTCCGAGGGGAAAGTCGTGGCGATCATCGCCCAATCGTGGACATAGATGCCCCAGAAGGAATAGTAAATAATTTAGATAGCGATACTGACAAGACCCATGTGAATGAAAGTGGTCCTTCTACATCAAACAGCAGCG aGTCGTTGAAGGGCAAGACAAAGACACGAAACAGATGGACAGAACCAGCTAcgaagaaaatgttggaagTTTACGAGGCTTTAAAAAAACCGGATCTGTCGAAACCTCACAAAAGGATGGCCTTGTGGACTGCG ATTGCGGAACAATTGGCCGACGAAGGTTTTTCGTTTTCTGCAGCTCAATGTATGGACAAATTCAGTAAACTTCAAGGGCAATATCGCTCTCGTTTGGATTTTAAGGGGAAAAACATCATGCTACTTTGCAGCGAATTGAAGGACACAAAGCTGAAAACAGCAGTGCTTTCGTCCGGGAAACTGggaccaaacaaaaagaagaggcTGATTATCCAACCTCTGATTGCGATGTAA
- the LOC124327674 gene encoding uncharacterized protein LOC124327674 has protein sequence MRKAISFLFPSTGVKPEAWVRWNLTSGGRIDRAKLLYDARHPPLLPSKHSHTEKIVKVVHGQMHHAGTHYLFTKLCQHFLIIRGQELVKKVRRMCPTCIKKRAVPAAQLMGDLPAVRLDSSSPPFFHTTVDYFSTIETSPGWNRVTKRYGTLTFTSLATRAVHLKLTESSSSEDFLLVFR, from the coding sequence ATGAGGAAAGCCATTTCGTTCCTTTTCCCATCTACTGGTGTTAAGCCCGAAGCTTGGGTAAGATGGAATCTTACGTCAGGTGGCCGGATTGATAGAGCGAAGCTGCTGTACGATGCCCGTCACCCTCCGTTACTTCCCAGCAAGCACTCGCACACGGAGAAAATAGTCAAAGTCGTGCACGGTCAGATGCATCACGCCGGAACCCACTATTTATTCACCAAACTGTGTCAACATTTTTTGATCATTCGCGGGCAAGAACTGGTCAAGAAGGTGCGTCGAATGTGCCCAACGTGCATCAAGAAGAGAGCGGTTCCAGCCGCTCAACTGATGGGCGATCTACCAGCCGTGCGACTTGATTCCTCTTCTCCGCCTTTCTTCCACACCACAGTTGACTATTTCAGTACTATAGAGACGAGTCCTGGCTGGAACAGAGTGACAAAGCGGTATGGTACCCTCACCTTCACTTCTCTGGCAACAAGAGCGGTACATTTGAAATTAACCGAATCATCGTCAAGTGAAGATTTTCTGCTCGTCTTTCGTTGA